The following coding sequences lie in one Pseudoxanthomonas sp. SE1 genomic window:
- a CDS encoding YceI family protein, producing the protein MKPSDRARLALASLLLATAPAMAADYVQAPGSTLVFASNYQGETFTGKFGGFTTTMSFDPAQLAASKLDVAIQLAGTQTGNKDRDDTLVSSDFFNVGTFAQARYTATRFRSLGGNQYAADGTLSLRGVSKPVTLTFTWTPGAQPVLTGRASVKRLDFGIGGGEWADTSTIPNDVAISTKVVFKPKP; encoded by the coding sequence ATGAAACCGTCTGACCGCGCGCGCCTGGCGCTCGCTTCCCTGTTGCTGGCCACCGCGCCGGCCATGGCCGCCGACTATGTACAGGCGCCCGGCTCCACGCTGGTCTTCGCCAGCAACTACCAGGGCGAAACCTTCACCGGCAAGTTCGGCGGCTTCACCACCACGATGAGTTTCGATCCTGCGCAGCTCGCGGCCAGCAAGCTCGATGTCGCCATCCAGCTTGCAGGCACGCAGACCGGCAACAAGGATCGCGACGACACGCTGGTGTCATCCGACTTCTTCAATGTGGGCACGTTCGCGCAGGCGCGCTACACGGCGACCAGGTTCCGTTCGCTGGGCGGCAACCAGTACGCCGCCGACGGCACGCTGTCGCTGCGTGGCGTGAGCAAGCCCGTCACGCTGACCTTCACCTGGACGCCCGGCGCGCAGCCCGTGCTGACCGGCAGGGCCAGCGTGAAGCGCCTGGACTTCGGCATCGGCGGCGGCGAGTGGGCCGATACCTCGACCATCCCGAACGACGTGGCCATCAGCACGAAAGTGGTGTTCAAACCCAAGCCCTGA
- a CDS encoding cytochrome b has translation MTLKNTDERWGAISQLFHWLIVVLILAMAYLGLTMGDLPNGPRKIDIYALHKSIGLTILALVALRVLWRLYAGAPAPVPGTPTWQQRIASITHVLLYALLFAIPLSGWVLNSSAGYPLQWFKLFNLPAITGRDDGVHEAAEGAHELLFWVLVVLVLAHAAAALYHHLFQGDATLTRMLPGRRKAVASASPSPTPQDSPDETV, from the coding sequence ATGACCCTCAAGAACACCGACGAACGCTGGGGCGCGATCAGCCAACTGTTCCACTGGCTCATCGTGGTGCTGATCCTGGCGATGGCCTACCTCGGCCTGACCATGGGCGACCTGCCCAACGGGCCGCGCAAGATCGACATCTACGCGCTGCACAAGTCCATCGGACTGACCATCCTCGCCCTGGTCGCACTGCGCGTGCTGTGGCGGCTCTACGCAGGAGCGCCCGCACCGGTACCGGGCACGCCCACATGGCAGCAGCGCATCGCCTCCATCACCCACGTCCTGCTGTATGCGTTGCTGTTCGCGATTCCCCTGTCGGGCTGGGTGCTGAACTCGTCCGCCGGCTATCCGCTGCAGTGGTTCAAGCTGTTCAACCTGCCGGCCATCACCGGCCGCGATGATGGCGTGCACGAGGCTGCCGAAGGCGCACACGAGTTGCTGTTCTGGGTGCTCGTTGTACTGGTGCTCGCCCACGCCGCGGCCGCGCTCTACCACCATCTGTTCCAGGGCGATGCCACGCTGACGCGCATGCTGCCGGGGCGCCGCAAGGCCGTCGCTTCCGCTTCCCCTTCCCCCACACCGCAGGATTCTCCCGATGAAACCGTCTGA
- a CDS encoding nucleotide pyrophosphohydrolase encodes MSLHDLEKLALRLNELYEQLEIERYGRVWTTEELALGFVGDVGDLAKLIQANAGIRHIDDCRAKLGHELSDCLWSIIVLAHKCGIDLQAEFVRNTTELTEHVSRELGADTGAA; translated from the coding sequence ATGAGTCTTCACGACCTTGAAAAGCTGGCATTGCGTCTGAACGAGCTGTATGAGCAGCTTGAGATCGAACGTTATGGCCGCGTCTGGACCACGGAGGAACTCGCACTCGGGTTTGTCGGAGATGTAGGGGATCTGGCCAAGCTGATCCAGGCAAATGCCGGCATCAGGCATATCGATGACTGCAGAGCCAAGCTTGGCCATGAGTTGTCGGACTGCTTATGGTCAATCATTGTTCTGGCGCACAAGTGCGGCATTGACTTGCAGGCCGAATTCGTAAGGAACACGACCGAACTGACCGAACATGTCTCCCGCGAATTGGGCGCCGACACAGGTGCCGCCTGA
- a CDS encoding glutaredoxin family protein: MPLILYQRDDCHLCDLALDVLAASRAPAFESVFIDHDDVLEARYGARVPVLRDDATGAELDWPFSADRVKAWLP, translated from the coding sequence ATGCCCCTGATCCTTTACCAGCGTGACGATTGCCACCTTTGCGACCTGGCGCTGGACGTGCTGGCCGCTTCACGGGCGCCGGCGTTCGAAAGCGTGTTCATCGATCATGACGATGTGCTGGAAGCGCGTTACGGCGCACGGGTGCCGGTGCTGCGCGATGACGCGACCGGGGCGGAGCTGGATTGGCCGTTCAGTGCGGACCGCGTGAAGGCATGGCTGCCGTGA
- a CDS encoding ligand-binding sensor domain-containing diguanylate cyclase, producing MARRARPSWRCRLAAWCLPLLGGMAAFCPSAQALDPSKSFHHYVRNHWALEQGLPQLSVLAIAQDRPGYLWFGTQAGLSRFDGVRFTNFDLDNTPGLPSTWIEALHTDDAGRLWIGTPQGLAMREGNQVTTLALAGGEVPGVVDVNALARDARGRLLVASNRGVMVVVGRHLQTLHRIEDGGALALHVDADGTLWVGGRGRVHVFDDAGERTLTLPGHVSADAITSLARHDGRLWAGCGAGLFVFDGRHWQRHGDVAPVSGGVQALHEDRDGILWASTRDTLYRFRQSRLLERIRAEGPLAEIRALYEDRESNLWLGSNNEGVSRAWNGWTRRYSRAEGLAQPLLWSAARAPDGRTWVGSDDGVSVLEKGRFRTLIPGRALPHPAAYSLLPENGQTWIGTRNGAALHRDGRVQRPHVLAAMDTAQVNGIVRDRSGRLWFATSTGLYRWDGGDRLRRYAEQAGLRDIRVRVLLETRDGRLLVGTQSGLYEFVDEHLVAIPFGGTGLDAPHVVALHELAGGQWLAGTLSEEMLLLFDGQRWTRLDKQRGIPANAPFFFGEDASGFLWVGGLRGIYRVAVADLLAATEDPGVRINARTLLNERGDRHGGQKGDCCNGAGNSRGFLVDNALWLPTRDGVVVMATDQDLANAYVPESVIERVQVQGKWRPADPAADWTLPSAARDLRFEFTTLSFQASDHIDIRYRLRGYDEDWRLLEDPHQRSATYTNLPAGRYVFEVIGTNNSGVSGRAAAAQSFSIAPYFYESVWFYLLAVIGLAILVVLSNRWVLRRHHNKRVALERLVQQRTRDLQQANRQLEAISLTDPLTGLHNRRYLTRQLPADIAYYQRMPGFAAGVDVLAFALLDIDHFKSINDGHGHQAGDHVLQTVAHRLRTLSRDGDYVIRWGGEEFLMVFRPMPRHELHALGRRICTAIAAQPMDVGDTRLQVTASLGLIGYPPFAAVPDLLGWEQLVSLADRALYEVKANGRNGWALYEATTLPLPPIDPDLLRRDPGELVRCGNLALRGPHHPITTPPAPSHDD from the coding sequence ATGGCCCGCCGCGCCCGTCCTTCCTGGCGGTGCCGGTTGGCCGCCTGGTGCCTGCCCCTGCTGGGCGGGATGGCGGCGTTTTGCCCGTCGGCGCAGGCGCTCGACCCCTCCAAGTCGTTCCATCACTACGTGCGCAATCACTGGGCCCTGGAACAGGGCCTGCCCCAGCTGAGCGTCCTGGCCATCGCCCAGGACCGGCCGGGCTACCTCTGGTTCGGCACCCAGGCCGGGCTCAGCCGCTTCGATGGAGTGCGTTTCACCAACTTCGACCTGGACAACACGCCGGGCCTGCCCAGCACGTGGATAGAGGCGCTGCATACCGACGACGCAGGACGCCTGTGGATCGGCACGCCGCAAGGCCTGGCGATGCGCGAAGGCAACCAGGTCACGACACTGGCCCTCGCCGGCGGCGAAGTGCCTGGCGTGGTGGACGTGAACGCGCTGGCGCGCGACGCCCGCGGAAGGCTGCTGGTGGCCTCCAACCGGGGCGTGATGGTGGTCGTTGGTCGCCACCTGCAGACCCTCCACCGGATCGAGGACGGCGGTGCACTGGCCCTTCATGTCGATGCTGACGGGACGCTCTGGGTCGGTGGCCGCGGGCGGGTGCATGTCTTCGACGACGCAGGCGAACGCACGCTGACGTTGCCCGGCCACGTCTCCGCGGACGCGATCACCTCGCTGGCGCGCCACGATGGGCGGCTCTGGGCCGGATGCGGTGCCGGCCTGTTCGTGTTCGATGGCCGCCACTGGCAGCGGCACGGCGACGTCGCGCCTGTGAGCGGTGGTGTGCAGGCGCTGCACGAGGACCGCGACGGCATCCTGTGGGCGAGCACGCGCGACACGCTCTACCGCTTTCGCCAGAGCCGACTGCTGGAACGGATCCGCGCCGAAGGTCCGCTGGCGGAGATCCGCGCGCTCTACGAAGACCGCGAATCGAACCTGTGGCTGGGCAGCAACAACGAAGGTGTCAGCCGCGCCTGGAATGGCTGGACACGCCGCTACAGCCGCGCTGAAGGCCTCGCCCAACCGCTGCTCTGGTCGGCCGCGCGCGCGCCTGATGGCCGGACATGGGTCGGCAGCGACGATGGCGTGAGCGTGCTGGAGAAGGGGCGCTTCCGCACGCTGATACCGGGACGCGCACTGCCGCATCCCGCCGCCTACAGCCTGTTGCCCGAGAACGGCCAGACGTGGATCGGCACGCGCAACGGCGCCGCGCTCCATCGCGACGGACGCGTGCAGCGCCCGCACGTACTGGCGGCGATGGATACCGCACAGGTGAACGGCATCGTGCGGGACCGGAGCGGACGGTTGTGGTTCGCCACCAGCACCGGGCTGTACCGCTGGGATGGCGGAGACCGCCTGCGTCGCTACGCCGAACAGGCCGGCCTGCGCGACATCCGCGTCCGCGTATTGCTGGAAACCCGGGATGGCCGCCTGCTGGTCGGCACCCAGAGCGGCCTGTACGAATTCGTCGACGAACATCTCGTCGCGATTCCGTTCGGCGGCACCGGCCTGGATGCGCCGCACGTCGTCGCGCTGCACGAACTCGCCGGCGGCCAATGGCTGGCGGGCACGCTGTCGGAGGAAATGCTGCTGCTGTTCGACGGCCAGCGCTGGACGCGCCTGGACAAGCAGCGTGGCATCCCGGCGAATGCCCCGTTTTTCTTTGGCGAAGATGCCAGCGGATTCCTCTGGGTCGGCGGCCTGCGCGGGATCTATCGGGTCGCCGTCGCGGACCTGCTGGCCGCCACCGAAGATCCCGGCGTGCGCATCAACGCCAGGACACTGCTCAACGAGCGCGGGGACCGCCACGGCGGCCAGAAGGGCGACTGCTGCAACGGCGCCGGCAACAGCCGCGGGTTCCTGGTCGACAACGCACTGTGGCTGCCCACGCGCGACGGCGTGGTGGTGATGGCGACGGACCAGGACCTGGCCAACGCCTACGTCCCGGAATCGGTGATCGAACGCGTGCAGGTCCAGGGCAAGTGGCGCCCGGCGGATCCCGCCGCCGACTGGACGCTGCCCAGCGCGGCGCGCGACCTGCGCTTCGAGTTCACCACCCTCAGCTTCCAGGCCTCGGACCACATCGACATCCGTTATCGCCTGAGAGGCTATGACGAGGACTGGCGGCTGCTGGAAGATCCGCACCAGCGCAGCGCCACCTACACCAACCTGCCCGCAGGCCGGTACGTGTTCGAAGTCATCGGGACCAACAACAGCGGCGTCTCCGGTCGTGCCGCGGCCGCGCAGTCGTTCTCCATCGCCCCGTACTTCTACGAAAGCGTGTGGTTCTACCTGCTGGCCGTCATCGGCCTGGCGATCCTGGTGGTGTTGTCCAACCGCTGGGTGTTGCGACGCCACCACAACAAGCGCGTCGCGCTTGAGCGGCTGGTGCAGCAGCGCACCCGCGACCTGCAGCAGGCCAACCGGCAACTGGAAGCCATCAGCCTCACCGATCCGCTGACCGGGCTGCACAACCGCCGCTACCTGACCCGGCAACTGCCCGCCGACATCGCCTACTACCAGCGCATGCCCGGATTCGCCGCCGGCGTCGACGTGCTGGCTTTCGCACTGCTCGACATCGATCACTTCAAGTCGATCAACGACGGCCATGGCCACCAGGCCGGCGACCACGTGCTGCAGACGGTCGCGCATCGGCTGCGCACGCTGTCGCGCGACGGTGATTACGTGATCCGCTGGGGCGGGGAAGAATTCCTGATGGTATTCAGGCCGATGCCTCGCCACGAGCTGCATGCGCTGGGGCGTCGCATCTGTACCGCCATCGCCGCACAACCGATGGACGTGGGCGACACGCGACTGCAGGTGACGGCCTCGTTGGGCCTGATCGGCTATCCCCCCTTCGCCGCCGTGCCCGACCTTCTGGGCTGGGAACAACTGGTCTCGCTGGCGGATCGCGCGCTGTACGAGGTCAAGGCGAACGGCCGCAACGGCTGGGCACTCTACGAAGCCACGACCTTGCCGCTGCCACCGATCGACCCCGACCTGCTGCGCCGCGATCCCGGCGAACTGGTCCGGTGTGGCAACCTGGCGTTGCGCGGTCCGCATCATCCGATCACGACGCCTCCTGCGCCTTCGCACGACGATTGA
- a CDS encoding L-serine ammonia-lyase, producing MAVSTFDLFKIGIGPSSSHTVGPMRAAARFVARWLEEPGRLHDVARIRAEVFGSLALTGRGHGTDKAVLMGLEGHYPNEIDPDIIPPALERIRKDKRLLLGGTHAVAFDEKRDLLMNKRQKLPYHTNGMRFTAYDAQDEVIATRDYYSVGGGFVVNQDDAAVDRIVADETPLPYPFRSGDELLAQCQRSGLSIAALMFENEKAWRSEDEIRDNLRAIWNAMQSCMARGIREEGTLPGGLHVSRRAPALHRELSSKPEAAMRDPLTVLDWVNLYALAVNEENAAGGRVVTAPTNGAAGIIPAVLHYYDRFCPGNSEQRVFDFLLTAAAIGILYKENASISGAEVGCQGEVGVACSMAAGGLVAALGGTPSQIENAAEIGMEHNLGLTCDPIGGLVQIPCIERNAMGAVKAINASRMAMRGDGKHKVSLDKVIKTMRDTGRDMQDKYKETSRGGLAVNVIEC from the coding sequence ATGGCAGTCAGCACGTTCGACCTCTTCAAGATCGGCATCGGTCCCAGTTCTTCCCACACGGTCGGCCCCATGCGGGCCGCTGCGCGTTTTGTCGCCCGCTGGCTGGAGGAACCCGGCCGACTGCACGACGTGGCGCGGATACGTGCGGAAGTGTTCGGCTCACTGGCCCTGACCGGCCGCGGCCACGGCACCGACAAGGCCGTGCTGATGGGGCTGGAAGGCCACTACCCGAACGAGATCGACCCGGACATCATCCCGCCGGCCCTGGAGCGCATCCGCAAGGACAAGCGCCTGCTGCTGGGCGGCACCCACGCGGTCGCCTTCGACGAGAAACGCGACCTGCTGATGAACAAGCGGCAGAAGCTGCCCTACCACACCAACGGCATGCGCTTCACCGCGTACGACGCGCAGGATGAGGTGATCGCCACGCGCGACTACTACTCGGTCGGTGGCGGTTTCGTGGTCAACCAGGACGACGCCGCGGTGGACCGCATCGTCGCCGACGAGACGCCGCTGCCCTACCCGTTCAGGAGCGGCGACGAACTGCTCGCGCAGTGCCAGCGCAGCGGATTGAGCATCGCCGCACTGATGTTCGAGAACGAGAAGGCCTGGCGCAGCGAGGACGAGATCCGCGACAACCTGCGCGCGATCTGGAACGCGATGCAGTCGTGCATGGCGCGCGGTATCCGCGAGGAAGGCACCCTGCCCGGTGGCCTGCACGTCTCACGCCGCGCACCTGCGCTGCACCGGGAGCTGTCCAGCAAGCCCGAAGCCGCCATGCGCGATCCGCTGACGGTGCTGGACTGGGTCAACCTGTACGCGCTGGCGGTGAACGAGGAGAACGCCGCCGGTGGCCGCGTGGTCACCGCGCCCACCAACGGCGCGGCCGGCATCATCCCGGCGGTGCTGCACTACTACGACCGCTTCTGTCCCGGCAACAGCGAGCAGCGGGTGTTCGACTTCCTGCTCACAGCCGCGGCCATCGGCATCCTCTACAAGGAGAACGCCAGCATCAGCGGCGCCGAAGTGGGCTGCCAGGGCGAGGTGGGCGTGGCGTGTTCGATGGCGGCTGGCGGGCTGGTCGCGGCGCTGGGCGGCACGCCGAGCCAGATCGAGAATGCGGCCGAGATCGGCATGGAACACAATCTGGGCCTGACCTGCGACCCGATCGGCGGTCTGGTGCAGATCCCGTGCATCGAGCGCAACGCGATGGGCGCGGTGAAGGCCATCAACGCCAGCCGCATGGCCATGCGTGGCGACGGCAAGCACAAGGTATCGCTGGACAAGGTCATCAAGACCATGCGCGACACCGGCCGCGACATGCAGGACAAGTACAAGGAAACCAGCCGCGGCGGGTTGGCGGTGAATGTGATCGAGTGTTAG
- a CDS encoding YceI family protein gives MPGLSSRCLLLRVLCLAALLPVTASARDALAEYRLDPVHTRVMFAISHAGFSNAIGTVSGSTGTLAFDPDDWTRARVDVRVPLARVDLGDADWNKATLAKSLLDAEGHPEAHFVSTRVEPIDATHARAHGELTLRGVTRDVVLDVVLNAAKRHPMPPFRRTVGFSATTTISRADFGITAWKSVIGDQVDLRIEAEATHDGKADDRDTLPPPPPPPPPPEPTP, from the coding sequence ATGCCCGGATTGTCCTCCCGCTGCCTGTTGTTGCGCGTCCTCTGCCTGGCAGCCTTGTTGCCGGTGACCGCGTCCGCGCGAGACGCGCTGGCCGAGTACCGGTTGGACCCGGTGCACACGCGGGTGATGTTCGCCATCAGCCACGCGGGTTTCTCCAACGCCATCGGGACCGTCTCGGGCAGCACCGGCACGCTCGCTTTCGATCCCGATGACTGGACCCGCGCGCGTGTCGACGTACGCGTGCCGCTGGCGCGCGTGGACCTGGGCGACGCGGACTGGAACAAGGCCACGCTGGCGAAATCGCTGCTGGATGCCGAAGGCCACCCCGAAGCGCACTTCGTATCCACGCGCGTGGAACCCATCGACGCGACACATGCGCGGGCGCACGGGGAGCTGACCTTGCGTGGCGTCACGCGCGACGTCGTCCTCGATGTCGTGCTGAACGCCGCCAAGCGCCATCCGATGCCACCGTTCCGCCGCACGGTGGGGTTTTCCGCCACCACGACGATCAGCCGCGCCGATTTCGGCATCACGGCCTGGAAGTCGGTGATCGGCGACCAGGTGGACCTTCGCATCGAAGCCGAAGCCACGCATGACGGCAAGGCCGACGACCGCGACACCCTGCCTCCCCCGCCACCGCCACCGCCACCGCCGGAGCCGACGCCATGA